The Dreissena polymorpha isolate Duluth1 chromosome 10, UMN_Dpol_1.0, whole genome shotgun sequence genome includes a region encoding these proteins:
- the LOC127848952 gene encoding uncharacterized protein LOC127848952 encodes METDGASVITGNKSGVVERVRQYTNRPFIFTIHCSAHRLLAYKDGLKDIKAMTPQKRDALLLNLYLFYKYSPLNRANLKASLQTLDLKMKIPNRVGGTRWLPHTKKAIDHVLYGYNAIIQHQEQIQNPSDAAHRKDSAAKGNKFLKLLKDSNVTFWLHALMDIVSALSQVSEAIQVKNISLADVWNEILSAISIWKNYKSRY; translated from the exons ATGGAAACGGATGGCGCCTCTGTTATCACTGGGAACAAGTCAGGGGTTGTCGAACGTGTAAGACAATACACAAACCGGCCTTTCATTTTCACCATCCATTGTTCAGCTCACAGGTTA CTTGCTTATAAGGATGGGCTTAAGGACATTAAAGCCATGACCCCACAGAAGCGTGACGCCTTACTGCTCAATTTGTATCTTTTTTACAA GTACAGTCCACTCAATAGAGCAAACTTAAAGGCATCTTTACAGACGTTGGATCTAAAGATGAAAATTCCAAACAGAGTTGGAGGGACAAGGTGGCTGCCTCACACGAAGAAGGCCATCGACCATGTTTTGTATGGGTACAATGCCATCATTCAGCATCAAGAACAG ATACAGAATCCATCAGATGCAGCACATAGAAAAGACTCGGCTGCAAAGGGAAACAAATTCCTTAAACTTTTAAAGGATTCAAATGTAACATTCTGGTTACATGCACTCATGGACATTGTCTCAGCATTATCTCAGGTTTCAGAGGCAATTCAGGTGAAAAACATCAGCCTTGCAGATGTCTGGAATGAAATCCTGTCCGCCATAAGCATTTGGAAAAATTACAAATCAAGGTATTAA